Within the Bradyrhizobium ottawaense genome, the region AGGAGCAGGCGGACATCCTGCACAAGATCGGCGCCAAGCATATCGTCGATTCCACCGCGCCGACCTTCATGGATGATCTCACCGCGGCCCTGGTCGAGACCGGTGCCACGATCGCGTTCGATGCCATCGGCGGCGGCAAGCTCGCCGGCCAGATCCTGACCGCGATGGAAATCGCGGCCAACAAGACCGCCAAGGAATACAGCCGTTACGGTTCGAACGTGTTCAAGCAGGTCTATATCTACGGCAGCCTCAATACAGGTCCGACCGAGTTGAGCCGCGCCTTCGGCCTGACCTGGTCGGTCGGCGGCTGGCTCTTGACGCCGTTCCTGCAGAAGATCGGCCCGGCCGATATCGGCAGGCTGCGCCAGCGCGTGGTCTCCGAGCTGAAGACGACCTTCGCCAGCCACTACACGCAGGTGGTGTCGCTGCCGGAAGTGCTGCAGATGTCCAACATCGCCGTCTACAACAAGCGCGCCACCGGCGAGAAATTCCTGATCAACCCAAACAAGGGCTGACGGCTCTTGGTGATCCCGACGACTTCGCAGGCCGCCTGAAAAGGCGGCCTGTTTGTCTTGGGAGCAGATTCTTGGGGGGCAAGATTATTCTCCGGTAGCCGCCGCAAAGGCTTGATGGATGCACTTGCATCCATCTTCCCGATCTGGCTTAAGTGCGCCGGGCGTTTCAGCTTCAACAGGGAAAACTCAATGGCCACCCATACCATCGTCACCATCGCGGGCAGTCTTCGCAAGGAGAGCTTCTCGCTCAAGATCGCCAACGCACTGGCCAAGCTGGCGCCGGCGTCGCTGAAGCTCGAGGTCGTGACTCCGCACGGGATTTCCAACTTCAGCCAGGACGAGGAAGCCGCACCCCCGGCCGATTGGCTCGCGTTGCGGGAAAAGCTGCAAAAGTCGCATGGCGTCCTGTTCGTGACCCCCGAATATAACCGCTCGATCCCCGGCGTGCTGAAGAACGTCATCGACGTCGCTTCACGCCCCTATGGCAAGAGCTCATTCATGGGCAAGCCGGTCGGCATCATCTCGAATTCCCCGGGCCCGCTCGGTGGCGTCAACGCGGCCAAGCATCTGCAGAACATTCTGCCGGGCATCGCCGGCCCGATCATGGGGCAGCCCGAAACCTACCTGAACGGCGTCGGTGACGCCTTCGACGACAAGGGCCACCTCATCAAGGAATCGCTGCAGAAGGTGCTGCAGCAGTACATCGACGCCTTTGCGGCGTTTGTTGAAAAGCAGAACCGCTGAGGCGGGTGTCGTCTCTCCCCGTCATTGCGAGCCAACGGGTCGCGCGCATGCGCGCCCGATGACAGGCTCAGCGAAGCAATCCATCTTTCCGCCTGGGAACATGTGGATTGCTTCGTCGCCTTCGCTCCTCGCAATGACGGTATCTCTGCCTGTTTTTCGGTCAGGGAGACGGTCTTAGGATTCCCTTAACCAGACCGTCGCATCTTGGCGCTATGGTCTCCCGCACCCGACTGAAATCGCTGCTTACCGGGCTCGCCCTCTACACGATGGCGGCGCTGATTGTCGGCTATTTCGGCGTCAACGCCTATACCGGCAAATACGGGCTCAACGCGCGCCAGGAGCTCGATCAGGAGATCATCGCGCTGACGTCGGAACTGGCGCGGCTGAAGCGGGAGCGGATGCAGGGCGAGCAGCGGGTTTCGCTGCTGAGGTCGGATCGGGTCGACCCCGACATGCTGGACGAGCGTGCGCGCTTTCAGCTCGATTACGCCAATCCGCGCGACCTCGTCCGGACCGTCACGCCACGCTGACGCGCGCAAGCGCGTGCACTTCAGGATCGCGCCGAAGTCTCGTCCGCAAATTTCAAAAACCTGCAAAATCAATTTCGAAAATGTCGCGTCTCGTTGCACTGCGGCATAGCAATATTTTCGCCGGCGCACGCAATCCTTCCACGGCGGTTTGAGTTGGGATAGAGAGGGTTGATCGTCTCTCTCATCCGGAATTGCCATGGCCGCACCCAAGAAAAGCGTTGAGAAGGAAGCAGGGCAGGAGAAAGCAAAGGGGTCCCCTCCGGAATTCACAAAAGCACAGGAATTGGCGGCGCTCCGGGACATGCTGCTGATCCGCCGCTTTGAGGAAAAGGCCGGCCAGCTCTACGGCATGGGTGCGATCGGCGGCTTCTGCCATCTCTATATCGGCCAGGAAGCCATCGTGGTGGGTATGCAGATGGCCCTGAAAAAGGGCGATCAGGTCATAACCGGATACCGCGACCACGGCCACATGCTCGCCTGCGGAATGGAAGCCAACGGTGTGATGGCCGAACTGACTGGCCGCCGGGGTGGTTATTCCAAGGGCAAGGGCGGCTCCATGCACATGTTCAGCAAGGAGAAGAACTTCTACGGCGGCCACGGCATCGTCGGCGCCCAGGTTTCGCTCGGCACGGGTCTGGCATTTGCCAATCGCTATCGCGGCAATGATTCCGTCAGCGTGGCCTATTTCGGCGACGGCGCTTCCAACCAGGGCCAGGTCTATGAAAGCTTCAACATGGCGGAGCTGTGGAAGCTCCCGGTGATCTACGTTATCGAAAACAACCGTTACGCCATGGGCACGTCCGTGACGCGTTCCTCGGCCCAGACCGATTTCTCCAAGCGCGGCGCCTCCTTCAACATCCCCGGCAAGCAGGTCGACGGCATGGACGTTCGCGCCGTCAAGGCCGCGGGCGATGAGGCCGTCGCCTGGTGCCGCGCCGGCAAGGGACCGTACATCTTGGAAATGCAAACTTATCGGTACCGTGGTCACTCGATGTCGGATCCGGCCAAGTACCGGACCCGTGAAGAGGTCGAGAAGGTCCGCCACGACCAGGACCCGATCGAGCAGGTGCGCAATCGCCTGCTGGCGGCCAAGGTCCCCGAACAGGAATTGAAGGCCATCGACGCCGAGGTGCGCGAGATCGTCAACGCGTCGGCGGATTTCGCCCAGCGCGATCTCGAGCCGGATCCGTCCGAGCTCTGGACCGATATCTACCGCTAACTCTACCGCGCAGACCAAAACGAGAGACTGACTTCGGGAGTCGATATGCCCATTCAAGTGCTGATGCCTGCGCTGTCGCCCACCATGGAAAAGGGCAACCTTGCCAAGTGGCTGAAAAAGGAAGGCGAGACGATCAAATCGGGCGATGTCATCGCCGAGATCGAAACCGACAAGGCGACAATGGAGGTCGAGGCGACCGATGAAGGTACGCTCGGCAAGATCCTGATCCCCGAGGGGACGGCCGATGTTGCCGTCAACACCCCGATCGCAACCATTCTGGCTGACGGAGAGACCGCCGCCGATCTAGGCAAGGCACCGGCTGCCGCGCCGCCGAAACAGGAGAAGGCCGAGGCTCCCGCCGCCGCCAAGACGGAAGCGCCCGAACCGTCCCATAAGCCACCGGCCGCAGCCGTCGCCGAGCCCGATCCGGAAGTCCCTGCAGGCACCGAGATGGTGACGATGACCATCCGCGAGGCTCTGCGCGACGCGATGGCCGAAGAAATGCGGCGCGACCCTGACGTGTTCATCATGGGCGAAGAGGTCGCGGAATATCAGGGCGCCTACAAGGTTACGCAGGGACTTCTGCAGGAATTCGGCGACAGGCGCGTCATCGATACGCCGATCACCGAGCACGGCTTTGCCGGCATTGGGGTCGGTGCGGCGATGGCGGGACTGAAGCCGATTGTCGAATTCATGACCTTCAACTTCGCCATGCAGGCGATCGACCAGATCATCAATTCCGCGGCCAAGACGCTGTACATGTCCGGTGGCCAGATGACCTGCCAGATCGTGTTCCGCGGTCCAAACGGCGCGGCGTCCCGCGTCGCGGCTCAGCATAGCCAGGACTACTCGGCCTGGTATTCGCAAGTTCCTGGCCTGAAGGTGGTCGCGCCGTATTCGGCTGCCGACTACAAGGGGTTGTTGAAGGCCGCGATCCGCGATCCCAATCCGGTCATCTTCCTCGAAAACGAAATGCTGTACGGCCACACCGGCGAGGTGCCGAAGCTCGACGATTATGTGGTGCCGATCGGTAAAGCGAGGATCGTGCGAACCGGCGGCCATGTCACGCTGATCTCGTGGTCGAACGGCATGTCCTATGCCTTGAAGGCTGCCGACGAACTCGCCAAGGAAGGCATCGAGGCCGAGGTGATCGACCTGCGCACGCTGCGTCCGATGGACACCGAGACCATCGTTGCCTCCGTCAAGAAGACCGGCCGTGCGGTGACGGTGGAAGAGGGCTGGCAGCAGAGCGGCGTCGGCGCCGAGGTCGCCGCCCGCATCATGGAACAGGCCTTCGATTATCTGGATGCGCCGGTGGCGCGGGTATCTGGCAAGGATGTGCCGATGCCGTATGCCGCGAACCTCGAAAAGCTCGCATTGCCGACGGTGGCCGAAGTGGTCGCGGCCGCCAAAGCCGTGTCGTATCGGTAAAGTTCATGGCTGGTCCCAACGAACAGCCACTGCCGCCAGACGTTATCGGCCGCGAGGACGCGATCGAAATATTGCGTGCGTTCGTCGTCGATGGCGGGCTCTCGATCGCATTCCAGCGCGCGTTCGAGGAGCCGGATATGTGGGGCCTGCTGCTGGTCGATATCGCCCGCCACGCTGCACGCGCCTATGGGCGCGAGGCCGAATACACCGAGGACGAGGCGCTGGGGCGCATCGTCGACATGTTCGAAGCCGAAATCAATCGGCCGACTGACGTGGGCTCGACCACGCCTCGGTCGCAACAAGGTCACTGACAATGCCGATCAACATTTTGATGCCTGCGCTGTCGCCCACGATGGAAAAAGGCAACCTTGCCAAGTGGCTCAAGAAAGAGGGCGACAAGGTCAAGTCCGGCGACGTGATCGCGGAGATCGAGACCGACAAGGCGACGATGGAAGTCGAGGCGGTCGACGAAGGCACGATCGCGAAGATCCTGGTGCCTGAAGGCACGCAGGATGTGCCGGTCAACGATATCATCGCGGTCATGGCCGGCGACGGCGAGGATGTGAAGGCAGCGGGATCCGGTGCCGCACCGGCGCCGAAGGCCGCCGCGGCACCGGCCGCGCAACCGGCCCCCGCGGCAGCGCCTGCCGCTGCCGCGCCTGCGCCGAAGCCTGCTTCCGCCGCGCCGGCTCCCGCGCCGCAAGCGGCTGCACCGGCGGCGCAAGCCAACGGCCATGCCCGGGTATTTTCGTCGCCGCTGGCCCGTCGTCTCGCCAAGGAAGCCGGCATCGAAATCGGCCGTATCAACGGCTCCGGTCCGCATGGCCGCATCGTCGCCCGCGACGTCGCGGACGCCAAATCTGGCAAGGGCCTGAAGGCGCCGGCCGCCGCGCCGTCGGCCGGTCCGAGCATTGCGCCATCGATGTCGGACAAGCAGATTCTCGCGCTGTTCGAACCGGGCTCGTACGAAGTCATCCCGCATGACGGCATGCGCCGCACGATTGCGCAGCGGCTCACGGCGTCGATCCAGACCATTCCGCATTTCTACCTGACGATGGACTGCGACATCGGCAAGCTCTTGGCCGCGCGCGAGGAGATCAATGCCGCGGCTCCGAAGGACAAGGAAAAGAAGCCGCTCTACAAGCTCTCCGTCAACGATTTCGTCATCAAGGCGATGGCGATCGCGCTGCAGCGGATTCCGAACTGCAACGTCAGCTGGACCGAAAGCGGCATGCTCAAGCACAAGCATTCCGACATCGGCGTCGCCGTGGCGATGCCGGGCGGCCTGATCACCCCGATCATCCGCAAGGCCGAAACCAAGTCGCTGTCGACGATCTCGGCCGAGATGAAGGACTTTGCGGCGCGGGCGCGGTCGCGCAAGCTCAAGCCGGACGAATATCAGGGCGGCACCACGGCGGTGTCGAACCTCGGCATGTACGGCATCAAGGACTTTACGGCGGTCATCAACCCGCCGCACGCGACGATCCTGGCGGTCGGCACCAGCGAGGAGCGCGCGGTCGTGCGCGCCGGCAAGATCGAGGCCGCGCACATCATGAGCGTGACGCTGTCCTGCGATCACCGCGCGGTCGACGGCGCGCTGGGGGCCGAGCTGATCGGCGCCTTCAAGATGCTGATCGAAAACCCCGTCATGATGATGGTGTGACGTCAGTCATTGCGAGCGCAGCGAAGCAATCCATTTCACCACCGGAAGTATGGATTGCTTCGTCGCAAGTGCTCCTCGCAATGACGGAAGCGAACTGTCCGGTTGAACGATGAGAACGAGCGCATAGCCATGGCCGACACATCCTTCGACGTCATCATCATCGGCTCCGGCCCCGGCGGTTACGTCACCGCGATCCGCGCCGCCCAGCTCGGCTACAAGACCGCGATCATCGAGAAATCCTATCTCGGCGGCATCTGCCTGAACTGGGGCTGCATCCCGACCAAGGCGCTGTTACGGTCGGCCGAGATCTACCACTACATGAAGCACGCCAAGGATTACGGGCTGTCGGCCGACAACGTGTCGTTCGACCCGAAAGCCGTGGTGGCGCGCTCGCGCGGCGTCTCCAAGCGCCTCAATGACGGCGTCGGCTTCCTGATGAAGAAGAACAAGGTGACGGTGATCTGGGGCGACGCTTCGATCGACGCGCCCGGCAAGGTCACCGTGAAGAAATCCGCCGTCGAGGCGCCCAAGGGCGCGCTCGGCGAGGGCGCCTACCAGGCCCAGCACATCATCCTCGCGACCGGCGCGCGGCCGCGCGTGCTGCCGGGGCTGGAGCCCGACAAGAAACTGGTCTGGACCTATTTCGAGGCGATGGTGCCGGACAAGATGCCGAAGTCGCTGTTGGTGGTG harbors:
- a CDS encoding NADPH-dependent FMN reductase, whose protein sequence is MATHTIVTIAGSLRKESFSLKIANALAKLAPASLKLEVVTPHGISNFSQDEEAAPPADWLALREKLQKSHGVLFVTPEYNRSIPGVLKNVIDVASRPYGKSSFMGKPVGIISNSPGPLGGVNAAKHLQNILPGIAGPIMGQPETYLNGVGDAFDDKGHLIKESLQKVLQQYIDAFAAFVEKQNR
- a CDS encoding FtsB family cell division protein → MVSRTRLKSLLTGLALYTMAALIVGYFGVNAYTGKYGLNARQELDQEIIALTSELARLKRERMQGEQRVSLLRSDRVDPDMLDERARFQLDYANPRDLVRTVTPR
- the pdhA gene encoding pyruvate dehydrogenase (acetyl-transferring) E1 component subunit alpha, which encodes MAAPKKSVEKEAGQEKAKGSPPEFTKAQELAALRDMLLIRRFEEKAGQLYGMGAIGGFCHLYIGQEAIVVGMQMALKKGDQVITGYRDHGHMLACGMEANGVMAELTGRRGGYSKGKGGSMHMFSKEKNFYGGHGIVGAQVSLGTGLAFANRYRGNDSVSVAYFGDGASNQGQVYESFNMAELWKLPVIYVIENNRYAMGTSVTRSSAQTDFSKRGASFNIPGKQVDGMDVRAVKAAGDEAVAWCRAGKGPYILEMQTYRYRGHSMSDPAKYRTREEVEKVRHDQDPIEQVRNRLLAAKVPEQELKAIDAEVREIVNASADFAQRDLEPDPSELWTDIYR
- a CDS encoding pyruvate dehydrogenase complex E1 component subunit beta is translated as MPIQVLMPALSPTMEKGNLAKWLKKEGETIKSGDVIAEIETDKATMEVEATDEGTLGKILIPEGTADVAVNTPIATILADGETAADLGKAPAAAPPKQEKAEAPAAAKTEAPEPSHKPPAAAVAEPDPEVPAGTEMVTMTIREALRDAMAEEMRRDPDVFIMGEEVAEYQGAYKVTQGLLQEFGDRRVIDTPITEHGFAGIGVGAAMAGLKPIVEFMTFNFAMQAIDQIINSAAKTLYMSGGQMTCQIVFRGPNGAASRVAAQHSQDYSAWYSQVPGLKVVAPYSAADYKGLLKAAIRDPNPVIFLENEMLYGHTGEVPKLDDYVVPIGKARIVRTGGHVTLISWSNGMSYALKAADELAKEGIEAEVIDLRTLRPMDTETIVASVKKTGRAVTVEEGWQQSGVGAEVAARIMEQAFDYLDAPVARVSGKDVPMPYAANLEKLALPTVAEVVAAAKAVSYR
- a CDS encoding DUF5076 domain-containing protein — its product is MAGPNEQPLPPDVIGREDAIEILRAFVVDGGLSIAFQRAFEEPDMWGLLLVDIARHAARAYGREAEYTEDEALGRIVDMFEAEINRPTDVGSTTPRSQQGH
- a CDS encoding pyruvate dehydrogenase complex dihydrolipoamide acetyltransferase, whose product is MPINILMPALSPTMEKGNLAKWLKKEGDKVKSGDVIAEIETDKATMEVEAVDEGTIAKILVPEGTQDVPVNDIIAVMAGDGEDVKAAGSGAAPAPKAAAAPAAQPAPAAAPAAAAPAPKPASAAPAPAPQAAAPAAQANGHARVFSSPLARRLAKEAGIEIGRINGSGPHGRIVARDVADAKSGKGLKAPAAAPSAGPSIAPSMSDKQILALFEPGSYEVIPHDGMRRTIAQRLTASIQTIPHFYLTMDCDIGKLLAAREEINAAAPKDKEKKPLYKLSVNDFVIKAMAIALQRIPNCNVSWTESGMLKHKHSDIGVAVAMPGGLITPIIRKAETKSLSTISAEMKDFAARARSRKLKPDEYQGGTTAVSNLGMYGIKDFTAVINPPHATILAVGTSEERAVVRAGKIEAAHIMSVTLSCDHRAVDGALGAELIGAFKMLIENPVMMMV